In the genome of Solibacillus isronensis, one region contains:
- the ntdP gene encoding nucleoside tri-diphosphate phosphatase, with amino-acid sequence MALPVEGEKIQIHSYKHNGNIHRVWQETMVLKATKNIIIGANEKTLVTESDGRTWLTREPSICYFHAEHWFNIICMLRDDGVYYYCNISSPFVFDNNCLKYIDYDLDVKVFPDMSHALLDEDEYEQHRLEMNYPEVIDKILQRNVKTLVSWIEQRRGPFAPDFIESWTNRYILLSEIEANKE; translated from the coding sequence ATGGCATTACCGGTTGAAGGAGAAAAAATCCAAATACATAGTTATAAGCACAATGGTAATATCCACCGTGTCTGGCAAGAAACGATGGTATTGAAAGCAACAAAAAATATTATTATCGGTGCAAATGAAAAAACACTTGTTACTGAATCAGATGGTCGCACCTGGCTGACACGTGAGCCCTCGATTTGTTACTTTCATGCAGAGCATTGGTTCAATATTATTTGTATGTTGCGGGATGACGGGGTGTATTACTATTGCAACATCAGTTCTCCGTTTGTGTTTGATAACAACTGCTTAAAATATATTGACTATGATTTGGATGTAAAAGTGTTTCCTGATATGAGTCATGCATTATTGGATGAAGATGAGTATGAGCAGCATAGGTTGGAAATGAACTACCCTGAAGTCATAGATAAAATTTTACAGCGGAATGTTAAAACATTGGTTAGCTGGATTGAACAACGCCGTGGACCATTCGCTCCGGACTTCATAGAGTCGTGGACAAATCGGTATATTTTATTAAGTGAAATTGAAGCAAATAAAGAGTAG
- the mutY gene encoding A/G-specific adenine glycosylase, giving the protein MNYPYTKQFRQALVQWFLEEQRDLPWRRTKEPYQIWVSEVMLQQTRVDTVIPYYNRFIEKYPTAESLAYSPEEELLKMWEGLGYYSRVRNLQAGVREVVEVYGGKVPDNRVDISKLKGVGPYTAGAILSIAYGKPEHAVDGNVMRVLSRVLNIDADIALPKTKKIFEQAVTELIDPENTSAFNQGLMELGALICTPTSPKCLLCPVRDYCTAFHEGDPSSLPVKSKKLKTKNMEYDVYIIRDKEGRYLMEKRPADGLLANMWQFIMIERHADENSLTNLEKQYNVTLEPNFKEPILSFKHVFSHLKWHIDSYLVDALEVNENPENTAFFTKEQIANLPMPVPMLKIWGKINA; this is encoded by the coding sequence GTGAACTATCCATATACAAAACAATTTCGCCAGGCTTTAGTGCAATGGTTTTTGGAAGAACAACGAGATTTGCCATGGCGTCGTACGAAAGAACCGTATCAAATATGGGTTTCTGAAGTAATGCTGCAGCAAACAAGAGTTGATACAGTCATCCCATACTACAACCGTTTTATAGAAAAATACCCGACAGCGGAAAGCTTAGCCTATTCACCGGAAGAAGAGCTGCTTAAAATGTGGGAAGGCCTAGGGTATTATTCCCGTGTCCGTAATTTACAAGCAGGTGTTCGGGAAGTAGTCGAAGTTTACGGCGGAAAAGTACCGGATAACCGCGTCGACATTTCAAAGCTAAAAGGTGTTGGACCTTATACAGCAGGTGCAATATTAAGTATTGCTTACGGAAAGCCGGAGCATGCTGTAGATGGAAATGTTATGCGTGTACTAAGTCGTGTATTAAATATTGATGCAGATATCGCTTTACCGAAAACAAAGAAAATTTTTGAACAAGCTGTTACGGAGCTGATTGACCCTGAAAATACATCTGCGTTTAATCAAGGACTGATGGAGCTTGGTGCGTTGATTTGTACACCGACTTCACCAAAATGCTTATTATGTCCAGTGCGTGATTATTGCACAGCATTCCATGAAGGCGACCCATCTAGCTTACCGGTTAAATCCAAAAAGCTGAAAACAAAAAATATGGAATATGATGTTTATATTATTCGTGATAAAGAAGGTCGCTATTTAATGGAGAAGCGTCCGGCAGATGGTCTGCTCGCAAATATGTGGCAATTTATCATGATTGAACGACATGCAGATGAAAATAGTTTAACCAACTTGGAAAAACAATATAACGTAACTTTGGAGCCCAATTTTAAAGAACCAATTTTAAGTTTTAAACATGTGTTTTCTCATTTGAAATGGCATATTGACAGCTATTTAGTTGATGCACTTGAAGTGAATGAAAATCCGGAAAATACGGCTTTCTTTACAAAGGAGCAAATTGCCAATTTACCAATGCCTGTGCCGATGTTAAAAATCTGGGGGAAAATCAATGCATAA
- a CDS encoding metal-dependent hydrolase, producing the protein MDSGTHFVMGIAIGGLALVDPTVASHSMTFTAVMAGTIIGQQAPDIDTVLKLRNNAVYIRHHRGITHSIPAVLLWPLLITGVLALVLPDVHLFNVWLWTQIAVFLHVFVDIFNAYGTQALRPFSKKWVALGVINTFDPFIFTMHCIGILLWLLGTEPVLTFTVMYIIIFFYYILRFALQKAVKTAVHHELQDEEFVIVAPTMRFFHWKVAAKSKTHFYVGRAYRRSVNIYDKFEIEPIPKTELVEKAIKDPNLDAFLSFSPLYRWEISELESGVTELRLIDLRYRSNDRYPFVAVAHLDDELNIVNSYTGWIFTEEKLQKRLQIGAGND; encoded by the coding sequence TTGGATTCAGGCACACATTTCGTCATGGGGATTGCTATTGGAGGCCTAGCACTTGTAGACCCGACTGTCGCAAGTCATTCCATGACCTTTACGGCTGTAATGGCTGGAACGATTATCGGACAACAGGCACCAGATATTGATACGGTTTTAAAACTTCGTAATAATGCGGTTTATATACGCCATCACCGAGGGATTACACATTCAATACCTGCCGTTTTACTATGGCCTCTATTAATAACAGGTGTACTCGCTCTTGTTTTACCTGATGTCCATCTATTCAATGTTTGGCTATGGACACAGATCGCCGTATTTTTACATGTGTTTGTAGATATTTTCAATGCATACGGCACACAAGCATTGCGCCCATTTTCTAAAAAGTGGGTTGCACTCGGTGTTATAAATACATTTGATCCATTTATATTTACGATGCACTGTATCGGTATTTTACTTTGGTTATTAGGGACTGAACCCGTTCTTACATTTACGGTCATGTACATCATTATTTTCTTCTATTATATTTTACGTTTTGCTCTTCAAAAGGCGGTTAAAACTGCTGTCCATCATGAACTGCAGGACGAAGAATTTGTAATTGTTGCTCCAACAATGCGCTTTTTCCATTGGAAAGTCGCTGCTAAATCCAAAACGCACTTTTATGTTGGCCGTGCCTATCGCAGATCCGTCAATATTTACGATAAGTTCGAAATCGAGCCTATCCCAAAGACGGAGCTCGTTGAAAAAGCGATAAAAGATCCAAACTTAGATGCCTTTTTATCGTTTTCACCACTTTACCGGTGGGAAATTTCTGAGCTTGAAAGCGGCGTAACAGAACTACGTTTAATCGATTTACGCTACCGCAGTAACGATCGCTATCCTTTCGTTGCAGTCGCCCATTTAGATGACGAGCTTAACATTGTCAATTCTTATACCGGCTGGATTTTCACAGAAGAAAAATTACAGAAACGACTGCAAATAGGAGCCGGTAATGACTAA
- a CDS encoding YfhJ family protein produces the protein MEELYQKLTEQLLVKNPKLPAGRARTWVELLCSDFESTSAKAGADYRGAEYTAKLVSQLIESYGDKLHLFAAQNPKYAQLLNDSDDTLN, from the coding sequence ATGGAAGAATTATATCAAAAATTAACGGAACAATTATTAGTGAAAAATCCTAAATTACCGGCAGGTCGTGCCCGTACATGGGTGGAATTATTATGCAGCGATTTCGAGTCGACATCTGCCAAGGCCGGTGCAGATTATCGCGGCGCGGAATATACGGCTAAATTAGTAAGCCAGTTAATTGAAAGTTATGGGGATAAGCTTCATTTATTTGCGGCACAAAATCCGAAATATGCGCAACTTTTAAATGACAGTGATGATACATTGAATTAA
- a CDS encoding YfhH family protein, with product MNELTYSSMSEQELRQEIANLRERARKAEQLGIVNEYAVYERKALMAEAYLVDLSTIIPGEIYRLNGSPGEFFQVDYLKGRFAWGHRLGSERFEEALPVSILRPMKEGK from the coding sequence ATGAATGAATTAACATATAGTTCAATGTCTGAACAGGAATTGCGTCAGGAAATTGCAAATTTACGTGAACGAGCAAGAAAAGCAGAGCAATTGGGAATTGTGAATGAGTATGCTGTATATGAGCGTAAAGCATTAATGGCAGAGGCGTATTTAGTTGATCTTTCAACAATTATTCCGGGTGAAATCTATCGTCTGAACGGATCGCCAGGTGAGTTTTTCCAGGTAGATTATTTAAAAGGTCGTTTTGCATGGGGACACCGATTAGGATCGGAACGTTTTGAAGAAGCATTACCAGTTTCTATATTACGTCCAATGAAAGAAGGGAAGTAG
- the recX gene encoding recombination regulator RecX: MQVQIITKIGRQKNNQERYNIYLNEKYAFAVDEGTLIKFGLQKGKVLEQMEIDEIQYEDEIAKAFNKALNFLSFQMRSEHEVKTKLLKAGHGEAVVQEAIHKLTGLGFLNDESYSKALLETRKRTTKKGPAAIRQDLMQKGIDKNLQQKVLATFEHDEQLKLAMELAEKAVRSNKNRTPAQVKQKIQDVLLRKGYSYEIVKEILDQITLDRDEDEWSELIEAQGDKIWRKYASKLTGSELRQKVKQALYQKGFPIEKINEYIEQKEQQHNE, from the coding sequence GTGCAAGTTCAAATCATTACAAAAATTGGTCGTCAAAAAAACAATCAAGAGCGCTACAATATATACTTGAACGAAAAATATGCTTTTGCCGTAGATGAAGGCACACTTATTAAGTTCGGTCTGCAAAAAGGCAAAGTACTTGAGCAGATGGAAATAGATGAAATACAATATGAAGATGAAATTGCAAAAGCGTTCAACAAAGCGCTTAACTTTTTAAGCTTCCAAATGCGCAGTGAACATGAAGTGAAAACTAAACTCCTGAAAGCAGGGCATGGGGAGGCAGTTGTACAGGAAGCTATTCATAAATTAACGGGCTTAGGCTTTTTAAATGATGAAAGTTATTCAAAAGCACTGCTTGAAACGAGAAAGCGTACGACAAAAAAAGGACCGGCAGCAATTCGCCAAGACCTGATGCAAAAAGGAATTGATAAAAATTTGCAGCAGAAGGTATTGGCGACATTTGAACATGATGAACAGTTAAAGCTAGCAATGGAATTAGCAGAAAAAGCCGTGCGTTCCAATAAAAACAGAACGCCGGCACAAGTGAAGCAGAAAATCCAGGATGTGCTGTTGCGTAAAGGTTATTCCTATGAGATTGTTAAAGAAATACTCGACCAGATTACATTAGACCGCGATGAAGATGAATGGTCCGAGTTAATAGAAGCTCAAGGTGATAAAATTTGGCGCAAATATGCATCCAAATTAACAGGGTCTGAGCTTCGGCAAAAAGTTAAACAGGCACTTTATCAAAAGGGCTTTCCAATAGAGAAAATTAATGAATATATAGAACAGAAGGAGCAACAACATAATGAATGA
- a CDS encoding TIGR01777 family oxidoreductase, which produces MKVAIAGGTGMVGRRLSKLLLEQGHEVIVLTRGEQQTENNIHYVQWLNDDSTPERYVENTDAFVNLAGVSLNEGRWTDEQKQKILSSRLESTEEIIRIIQSVKYKPKVLINASAVGIYPVSETAVYTEQATEKAADFLGSVVAQWEEKAMQAHQLGIRTCLTRFGVILEKGEGALPMMVLPYKLGIGGTIGSGKQWLSWIHVEDVARAILFAIENNSLSGPINFTTPNVKRMKQFGYSISKSLKRPHWFPVPSIALKLALGEKSMLVLEGQHVVPEKLLNANFEFKFVSVEDAIRDLYE; this is translated from the coding sequence ATAAAAGTTGCAATTGCAGGCGGTACAGGAATGGTTGGCAGGAGATTGAGTAAGCTATTACTTGAACAAGGTCACGAAGTCATAGTTTTAACGCGGGGAGAGCAGCAAACTGAAAATAACATCCACTATGTGCAATGGTTAAACGACGACTCGACACCGGAGCGCTATGTTGAAAATACGGATGCATTCGTAAATTTAGCTGGTGTCTCGCTAAATGAGGGACGATGGACAGATGAACAAAAACAAAAAATCCTATCAAGCCGTTTGGAATCTACCGAGGAAATCATCCGTATTATACAAAGCGTGAAGTACAAACCGAAAGTACTCATTAATGCGAGTGCTGTTGGTATTTATCCTGTTTCCGAAACAGCTGTTTATACGGAACAAGCGACCGAAAAAGCAGCTGATTTTTTAGGAAGCGTTGTTGCCCAGTGGGAAGAAAAAGCAATGCAGGCTCACCAATTAGGTATCCGCACTTGTTTAACCCGTTTTGGCGTTATTTTGGAAAAAGGTGAAGGAGCACTGCCGATGATGGTACTTCCTTATAAGCTTGGTATTGGCGGTACAATCGGATCAGGCAAACAGTGGCTTAGCTGGATTCATGTAGAAGATGTGGCACGTGCTATTCTTTTTGCAATTGAGAACAATTCATTATCGGGGCCGATTAATTTTACAACACCAAATGTAAAACGTATGAAGCAATTCGGGTATTCAATTAGTAAATCACTAAAGCGTCCACATTGGTTCCCGGTACCAAGCATCGCTTTGAAGCTTGCTCTTGGCGAGAAGAGTATGCTCGTACTGGAAGGTCAGCATGTCGTACCCGAAAAATTATTAAATGCAAATTTCGAATTTAAGTTTGTTTCTGTAGAAGATGCAATTCGTGATCTATATGAATAA
- a CDS encoding polysaccharide deacetylase family protein: MKKHILGISFVLVATFISFISVSVAKAEEFHWGFKPSRNGAPVEIGEPLESMLSKYGAIYKGNEEKKIVYLTFDNGYENGYTESILNTLREEKAPATFFLTGHYLTSATDLVKTMVKDGHIIGNHSYGHPNMARLTPDGMKKEWKQFDDKLNELTGVKRTYYARPPEGIFNEEVLKVGNEAGYRHMFWSIAFKDWLKDERRGAKYAYDALMNQLHPGAIILMHTVAQDNAEALPQFIKDAKAQGYTFGSLDDLVLEYENISPY; the protein is encoded by the coding sequence TTGAAAAAACATATTTTAGGGATTAGCTTCGTGTTAGTCGCCACATTTATTTCCTTTATATCTGTGTCTGTTGCAAAAGCCGAGGAATTTCATTGGGGCTTCAAGCCAAGCCGAAATGGCGCACCTGTTGAAATAGGGGAACCGCTTGAGTCTATGTTAAGTAAATACGGTGCCATTTATAAGGGTAATGAAGAAAAGAAAATTGTTTACTTAACATTCGATAACGGCTACGAAAACGGCTATACCGAAAGTATTTTAAATACTTTGCGGGAAGAAAAAGCTCCAGCCACTTTCTTCTTGACCGGTCATTATTTAACTAGCGCGACCGATTTAGTAAAAACGATGGTCAAGGATGGCCATATTATCGGAAATCACTCTTATGGACATCCAAATATGGCGCGTTTGACCCCTGATGGAATGAAGAAGGAATGGAAACAGTTCGATGATAAGTTAAATGAACTGACTGGTGTCAAACGGACTTATTATGCTCGGCCGCCAGAAGGTATCTTTAATGAAGAAGTTCTGAAAGTCGGAAATGAAGCGGGCTATCGCCATATGTTCTGGTCGATCGCTTTTAAAGACTGGCTAAAAGATGAACGACGCGGCGCAAAATATGCTTATGATGCATTGATGAACCAGCTTCATCCAGGCGCCATTATTTTAATGCATACAGTAGCGCAGGATAATGCCGAAGCGTTACCGCAATTTATAAAAGATGCAAAGGCACAAGGTTACACATTCGGCTCATTGGATGATTTGGTGCTTGAATACGAAAACATTTCCCCGTATTAG
- the rlmD gene encoding 23S rRNA (uracil(1939)-C(5))-methyltransferase RlmD: MEVGQKFPLTIKRLGINGEGVGFYKRNVVFVKGAIPGEEVTVKLTKVSPKFAEAEILAIRKASEFRQEAPCPVYSECGGCQLQHMTYDAQLMNKRDIVVQAFEKYAKEIGQTVEIRPTIGMDNPWHYRNKSQFQVRKEGKRVYAGLFAEGTNQLLNINDCLVQHPVTSKITVATRKILQKLNIPIYDGKTLNGLVRTIVVRTGMRSGETQVCLVTTRRELPHKEELIERIKKIDPSIVSITQNVNREKTSLIFGPDTYILDGKDAIHEKLGEFAFDLSTRAFFQLNPEQTVHLYNEIKKAAALTGKENVVDAYCGVGTIGMWLAEGAREVRGMDNVDEAIADAKYNARTNDNLQHVRFFPGSADKWLFRWSKEDYRPDVICVDPPRTGLEPGFIRTVLKIKPKRFVYTSCNPSTLARDLKELSKAYNVEYIQPVDMFPQTAQVECVVKLTLKK; the protein is encoded by the coding sequence ATGGAAGTCGGGCAAAAGTTCCCGTTAACGATAAAACGCCTTGGCATTAATGGTGAAGGTGTCGGTTTTTATAAACGTAATGTCGTATTCGTAAAAGGTGCGATCCCTGGAGAAGAAGTAACAGTAAAATTAACAAAAGTATCACCGAAATTCGCTGAAGCAGAAATTTTGGCAATACGTAAAGCAAGCGAATTCCGTCAAGAAGCACCTTGTCCTGTATATTCTGAGTGTGGTGGTTGTCAATTACAGCATATGACTTATGACGCGCAGTTAATGAATAAGCGTGATATCGTCGTACAAGCATTCGAAAAATACGCTAAAGAAATCGGACAAACTGTTGAAATCCGCCCAACAATCGGAATGGATAATCCTTGGCATTACCGCAACAAATCTCAGTTCCAAGTACGCAAAGAAGGCAAGCGTGTATATGCAGGTCTATTTGCAGAAGGAACAAATCAGCTTTTAAATATTAATGACTGTCTTGTACAGCATCCTGTTACTTCAAAAATTACAGTTGCTACTCGTAAAATATTACAAAAGCTAAATATCCCGATTTATGATGGGAAAACATTAAACGGATTAGTTCGTACAATTGTTGTTCGTACTGGTATGCGTTCTGGCGAAACACAAGTATGTCTTGTTACAACACGCCGCGAACTTCCGCATAAAGAAGAATTGATTGAACGTATTAAAAAGATTGATCCTTCAATCGTTTCTATTACACAAAACGTCAACCGCGAGAAAACATCATTAATATTTGGTCCAGATACTTATATTTTAGATGGTAAAGACGCGATTCATGAAAAGCTGGGCGAATTTGCATTTGATTTATCGACACGTGCATTTTTCCAGCTTAACCCTGAACAGACAGTACATTTATACAATGAAATTAAAAAAGCTGCGGCACTGACAGGAAAAGAAAATGTTGTCGATGCATACTGTGGTGTTGGTACTATCGGTATGTGGCTTGCAGAAGGTGCTCGCGAAGTACGTGGTATGGATAATGTCGATGAAGCAATTGCTGATGCGAAGTACAATGCCCGTACAAACGATAACCTGCAGCATGTACGTTTCTTCCCAGGCTCTGCAGATAAATGGCTGTTCCGCTGGTCAAAAGAAGATTACCGTCCGGATGTCATTTGTGTGGATCCGCCTCGTACAGGTTTGGAGCCAGGCTTTATTAGAACTGTATTAAAAATCAAACCAAAGCGCTTTGTCTACACATCTTGTAACCCATCAACACTAGCACGTGATCTAAAAGAATTATCAAAGGCTTACAACGTTGAATATATTCAACCAGTCGACATGTTCCCGCAAACAGCACAGGTTGAATGTGTTGTGAAACTGACTTTAAAAAAATAG
- a CDS encoding VOC family protein: protein MGRIIHFEIHVDDMERAKNFYQAVFEWRFEDYSEYAGMPYFGAITGDDQYPGINGALMQRQGPSPSEGQSVNSAVCTLGVSDYDATEAKILANGGKVALPKYALPGMAWQGYFIDTENNIFGLHQPDSEAK, encoded by the coding sequence TTGGGAAGAATCATTCATTTTGAAATTCATGTAGATGATATGGAACGAGCGAAAAATTTCTATCAAGCTGTTTTTGAATGGAGGTTTGAGGATTATAGTGAATATGCAGGCATGCCGTATTTTGGAGCCATTACTGGCGACGATCAATATCCAGGTATTAATGGTGCTTTAATGCAACGTCAAGGCCCTTCTCCTTCAGAAGGACAGAGTGTTAATTCCGCAGTATGTACTTTAGGCGTAAGCGATTACGATGCAACCGAAGCAAAAATTTTAGCAAATGGCGGCAAAGTAGCATTGCCTAAATATGCATTGCCAGGTATGGCTTGGCAAGGTTATTTCATCGATACCGAAAATAATATTTTTGGTCTTCACCAACCAGATTCGGAAGCAAAATAA
- a CDS encoding carboxypeptidase — protein MKNFLFVVITFIISYWAIASFAGLIFPSNDENSATSASSLQAAVTFGGVNYLNVFIYIILAMIITAIVFFSVKSRRSN, from the coding sequence ATGAAAAACTTTCTATTTGTAGTGATCACTTTTATTATTTCTTATTGGGCAATTGCATCTTTTGCAGGCCTCATCTTCCCAAGCAATGATGAAAATTCAGCTACTTCAGCAAGCTCACTTCAAGCTGCTGTGACATTTGGTGGTGTAAACTATTTAAATGTGTTCATCTACATAATTTTAGCAATGATTATTACAGCAATAGTCTTCTTTTCAGTAAAAAGCAGACGTTCCAATTAA
- a CDS encoding MFS transporter: protein MSYEQRRFAILVIIVSISGFSQGMLLPLISVIFEGDGVSSTLNGLNATGLYIGTLLISPFIEQPLRKYGYKPIILLGGALVFMSLFLFPLWKSVMFWFVLRLLIGIGDHALHFSTQTWITSTTATHKLGKSMSIYGISFGVGFAVGPLFVPLIKISESFPFIISSALCLLAWSLIFFVKNEKPEALAGDANESGFKRYSLAIKYGWIAFLPPFVYGFLESSLNALFPVYALRKDFDVAYVSVILAGFSIGAIVMQFPLGALGDKIGRHKVIVSGLLAGSIFFLIGNFFEHSELFVAAVFFLAGMCVGSMFSLGITYMTDLTPKELLPTGNLLCGIFFSLGSLTGPLLGGLYLEIFPSNGFLFVISLMLLTVAVMIQFFGKSKKIAI, encoded by the coding sequence ATGAGTTATGAACAACGCAGATTTGCTATTTTAGTTATTATTGTATCAATTTCAGGATTTTCGCAAGGAATGCTTTTACCTCTAATTTCAGTGATTTTTGAAGGGGATGGTGTATCCTCGACGCTCAATGGTTTGAATGCAACAGGTTTATACATAGGTACATTATTGATCTCGCCATTTATCGAGCAGCCATTACGTAAATACGGTTATAAACCTATTATTTTATTAGGTGGGGCACTCGTTTTCATGTCACTGTTTTTATTTCCATTATGGAAAAGTGTTATGTTTTGGTTTGTTCTCCGTCTGTTAATCGGTATTGGGGATCATGCACTGCATTTTTCGACACAAACTTGGATTACTTCAACAACAGCTACACATAAACTTGGTAAAAGCATGTCCATATACGGCATATCTTTCGGTGTAGGCTTTGCTGTCGGCCCATTGTTTGTCCCGTTAATTAAAATTTCGGAAAGCTTTCCGTTTATTATTTCATCGGCCTTATGTTTATTGGCATGGTCTTTAATCTTCTTCGTGAAAAACGAAAAACCGGAAGCGTTGGCAGGAGACGCAAATGAGTCGGGTTTCAAGCGTTATAGTCTTGCTATAAAGTACGGCTGGATAGCCTTTTTACCGCCGTTTGTTTATGGATTTTTAGAGTCGTCCTTAAATGCTTTATTCCCGGTATACGCGTTACGAAAAGATTTTGACGTAGCTTATGTATCCGTTATTTTGGCTGGATTTTCAATCGGTGCGATTGTTATGCAGTTTCCGCTTGGTGCATTAGGCGATAAAATTGGTCGCCATAAAGTCATTGTTTCAGGATTGCTTGCCGGAAGCATCTTTTTCTTAATAGGAAATTTCTTCGAGCACTCCGAATTGTTTGTAGCGGCAGTATTCTTTTTAGCAGGTATGTGTGTAGGTTCGATGTTCTCGCTCGGTATCACATATATGACCGATTTGACTCCGAAAGAGCTGTTGCCGACAGGGAACTTGCTTTGTGGTATTTTCTTCAGTTTAGGCAGTTTGACAGGTCCACTTTTAGGCGGATTATATTTGGAAATTTTTCCGAGTAACGGGTTTTTATTTGTTATTTCGCTCATGCTTTTGACTGTAGCAGTTATGATTCAATTTTTCGGTAAATCGAAAAAAATAGCTATATAA
- a CDS encoding SE1561 family protein gives MKPITNKEQQVTYLKERLEIFLEVLDAIDPETTEIEDIDRLIQMMDDLEEKMDQFQSREEK, from the coding sequence ATGAAGCCAATTACAAACAAAGAACAACAAGTAACATATTTAAAAGAACGTCTGGAAATTTTCCTAGAGGTGCTTGATGCAATCGATCCTGAAACGACGGAAATTGAAGATATTGATCGCTTAATTCAAATGATGGATGATTTAGAAGAAAAAATGGACCAATTCCAATCTCGCGAAGAAAAATAG